The Deltaproteobacteria bacterium genome includes a region encoding these proteins:
- a CDS encoding DUF1318 domain-containing protein — protein sequence MKRVIVKSKHLLFVLVCVVGLPACTFNFNVTGSRSALENQVMGSYKELDDDLILASSVRGPNVPVVRKPAVDARLNQQFNQDDIGELADLGLIGETSTGMVVLLPSTLASGAKVSPSQLQLARKLIGEENRDRAIIWQRIIAANPNLHASDLPEVQKTYAKIRRQVLAPGQWFQDDRGTWQKKIADVSKSS from the coding sequence ATGAAGAGAGTAATCGTGAAAAGTAAGCATTTGCTATTCGTGTTGGTATGTGTAGTCGGGCTACCAGCATGCACCTTTAACTTTAACGTCACGGGCTCTCGCTCGGCGCTCGAGAATCAGGTGATGGGCTCCTACAAGGAGCTGGATGACGATCTCATTCTTGCCAGCTCTGTCCGTGGACCAAATGTACCTGTCGTACGCAAGCCGGCAGTTGATGCACGACTCAACCAGCAGTTTAACCAAGATGACATCGGCGAACTTGCTGATCTAGGTCTCATCGGTGAAACGTCCACGGGCATGGTAGTCTTGCTACCAAGCACACTTGCCAGCGGGGCTAAGGTATCACCGTCACAGCTGCAGCTTGCCAGAAAATTAATAGGCGAAGAAAATCGGGATCGTGCAATTATTTGGCAACGCATTATCGCTGCAAATCCAAATCTACACGCAAGTGATCTGCCCGAGGTTCAGAAGACGTATGCCAAGATCAGACGACAGGTTCTCGCGCCTGGGCAATGGTTCCAAGATGATCGCGGTACCTGGCAAAAGAAGATCGCTGATGTGAGTAAAAGCTCATGA
- a CDS encoding CHAT domain-containing protein codes for MSVIVQRWLGFALVFSALVGAGCRRDIYTEPVRTDLSRQAQLKFQEPMQVTAGNESNFAPDLSPNGAYVFYTSDRNGNKEIWVKRSAGGFGRQLTQHPADDFAPVVSPNGKKLAFISRRHDAAGDVAIMDLGFSVKGLFSSGERDVEQVNAPRSEDTSPFWFPDGQKLVFAAREPGEKIPRLMTVNIKDLKPEPLGDLWGEQPSVSRDGKLLAFVRSGAIHVYDMRTKSTMQITVGGAVQDGQPQFSDDSKSLVFIRYADDTNNDGKLNGDDRPTVWTVYLGALAAGEARETYAMKPLTSAKFGAYYPQIRGGLLYVGLQTNEGLNIFKLPATGQAAVDGDLSELKSQLAKVENEHERTYLVRRAAATFCDRKDATNTIEAALLELAWMARRGHRVEAKWAFDKIQSNASGNQEAQALAALTMVDLDLDPLLYPNYVGALTVAQRLHLSGLDGRRRQIEGEYGRTSSRVTHRSQYIESRLQASQRQFFAANKTLAALVASTRPDDDIQAEAALYAAMITPATADLDAALRALRHVAANYAKNREIGLRAARFIVRLIDERKDRMELLAQLRADAKGIPLVPAVAHMRIAEIYLADGKKTVAANELRQIVDLYPESPEIILLAAEKLVALDQEAERYDLAEIMLDRLVANVRSAAPEFKVRATNLKLGFLLSQGESLLRDRESGLALKVYAKMLAIDPVNTGAHRGRIDALYMRGETAKVKEYYEQKVAKNPKAGVWNYVLGYLQTYEIDQADGRGTRLAAIDKSIKTLETARQLNGQSLYVHQTLGWLYMQKSFFTKQYQRESLIGDLGKRANMVAEFFGSGDPDWRELALDSYQTAYFLSASDSLERASLAQNLAIAYYAMNNFQKSLVYYLQRIKLLQRVPVRDPRTEAIIYERAGRSAFQVEELALAEDLQKRALTAWQRVANDQRIAYTIDALALTLREENKFAEAIEYYERLLRDEERLGKSLNMIGTLSNLGFCHYMNQNQSKALSYFADAERKLKSIEEGDGKGANGNGDGEAIKVDLGGGGAAAKGFDLFSKRMLIVTFRAKIFEALDRPDLALATYQQKLATLQKAEGDKLARAEEISILQNNIGALELKMGMHEAAKKSFIAAEAEAKIRRAKDQPDLSPAELSNRLARARVELRLASLGLLASTYQMEEERALDTLAAGMRTAYEAGSKGQARSLADTLAISAAIKATRSGAPDEGILEQIRESLRLMKAATTPDRRIDGAMLTLLSSIRSKTETPEVKALVEEWQNKVARNDDLLWKMKYQRGELPEALNAVESVLALGIPLATPTDRALLRTLVEAVTVQRPASPDGLRERVRLIRQLQLLSARDLALRIGMPSSKVNSLLAMQDVKQLQAALGTKDTLVMPHRMRNGDIIAWILTKTSDEVVNIAGNGSSWREISSYRSIGSKIPAASEGVVYLCPTDELYDVSWEQLDLGGKPMIASKTITYLPSPDLLKTVSGLKRLTKAHLGYVGAGDIPTPIKQGNVARVIDSVPLDSTENLTVKLGKFDLVHIGLPLSLSQLEPNVSATRYVDGGALNHRNHLTLRQLASSSWPLSTALIFADVRNIPTELQASGEGYDGWASVALAATAAGIPSVLLVTDGAGADWSRFYSDLGQMSLAEATRLASIKGRVLGFAGIPGTEEKSFAADQFDPLFEAAEDALADQDLNAAIVTYKKALYLATRLADTKRQDQVLKRLVTVLFRERNYAEAFRYQMWIAKPLKPTGQTDGKEELDPVDYANAIIDAAVLAVRANKFDDATRLLDEAEIIFVDEGMNDQVAKIYQYRGINFENQRKYKETIIAFTKAEELYRRSKPEESANQLLNIGNIYNRYLSEYQIALEFYGKSIDVFRSLNKPDLYIPILIDAANAKIVLGDLEGAIRSLEQDVVPKIDREKQRLLWVRATQMLANAYFRAGLYQQARDLNKVTLAEAEKIDQPQSKVNAQIDALGLRAMIAAKLGQYKVAFKDFHAAITMAQEYKLRSQVSLLYNNYGFWARDFGAVDESIKFLNTALRIDEELESRSAQAFDRRNLGLSLILKGDFNAATDLLNQALKVSEELGQVFNAAYCHFGLADIAMRKGAWEQGEAAFQKALVIAEKSSMRDMAWRGYAGIAAARVKLGSLKDAASAFEKAVTIIESMRAGLQSDDARSGFYADAGVQEVYSSYAALLMSQDRVEKAWNLSERSRSRAFMDSLGAQKWRLSSVEKLRGPQAASFDQVMAIDLKELTQLLGKETAVVEYHATRDQLLIWVIKNNTVKGFTVAITSDDLMDLVTEFRELIENYSSTEYIGRQLADLLIKPIENEINGSRRIAVIPFGSLHFLPFAALPLKADELLIDRFPIFYLDSASTTPFVLGNQASPLNKDSHVVALTNPQRVQAKNGPLPFADREGEVIGRYFPRRSQFSGDQATVTQAVKAAATSDVLHLAAHGDFRPTSPSDSSVQLSNSGGVDGDLTVAGMFTLPLKARMVTLSACDTGLGRISRGDEIVGMNRALFYAGAKTVVANLWRPSDVASAVVMKRFYRYIAEGHDKSEAMRKAQLVVRRYFAHPAYWGGFKVNGDFH; via the coding sequence ATGAGTGTCATCGTGCAGCGTTGGTTAGGTTTTGCGCTTGTTTTTTCGGCTCTTGTTGGAGCGGGTTGTCGGCGAGACATCTACACGGAACCAGTTAGGACCGACCTGAGTAGACAGGCTCAGCTGAAATTTCAGGAACCTATGCAGGTAACAGCCGGCAATGAGTCAAACTTTGCGCCGGATCTATCTCCTAACGGGGCTTACGTCTTCTATACGTCCGATCGAAACGGTAATAAGGAAATATGGGTCAAGCGTTCCGCGGGCGGCTTTGGTCGCCAGCTTACGCAACATCCGGCTGATGATTTTGCCCCTGTAGTTAGTCCCAACGGCAAAAAGCTGGCATTCATTTCGCGGCGGCATGATGCTGCAGGTGATGTTGCCATCATGGACCTCGGATTCAGCGTTAAGGGACTATTCTCTAGCGGTGAACGCGATGTGGAGCAAGTGAATGCGCCACGGTCGGAGGACACGAGCCCTTTCTGGTTCCCCGACGGTCAGAAGCTGGTATTTGCGGCAAGAGAACCAGGCGAAAAGATTCCACGCCTGATGACAGTCAATATTAAAGATTTGAAGCCCGAGCCACTTGGCGATCTCTGGGGCGAGCAGCCCAGTGTATCTCGAGACGGTAAACTTCTGGCATTCGTTAGAAGCGGGGCTATCCATGTGTATGATATGCGCACAAAAAGCACCATGCAAATCACCGTCGGCGGAGCCGTACAAGATGGTCAACCGCAGTTTTCCGATGATAGCAAAAGCCTGGTTTTTATTCGGTATGCGGACGATACCAATAACGACGGCAAATTAAATGGCGACGATCGTCCTACCGTCTGGACGGTCTATTTAGGTGCCTTGGCCGCGGGTGAGGCTAGGGAAACTTACGCCATGAAACCTCTCACATCAGCCAAATTTGGCGCCTACTATCCACAGATTCGCGGAGGCCTCCTCTACGTAGGCCTCCAAACCAACGAAGGGTTAAACATATTTAAATTGCCGGCAACGGGACAGGCGGCCGTCGATGGTGACTTGAGCGAACTGAAGAGCCAGTTAGCTAAGGTGGAAAATGAGCATGAACGTACTTATCTAGTGAGGCGGGCGGCCGCTACGTTCTGTGACCGCAAAGACGCGACCAACACTATCGAGGCTGCTCTCCTAGAGCTGGCGTGGATGGCGAGACGAGGTCATCGTGTCGAAGCTAAATGGGCATTCGACAAGATCCAGAGCAATGCTTCTGGCAACCAAGAAGCGCAGGCATTGGCCGCCTTAACCATGGTCGATTTGGACTTGGATCCGTTGCTCTACCCAAACTACGTAGGGGCCTTGACGGTTGCGCAAAGACTTCATCTTTCAGGTCTCGACGGCCGACGGCGGCAGATCGAGGGCGAGTACGGTAGAACCTCTTCAAGAGTGACGCATCGTTCGCAATATATTGAGTCCAGACTGCAGGCATCACAGCGACAGTTTTTTGCAGCTAACAAGACGCTTGCTGCCTTGGTTGCAAGCACCCGGCCTGACGATGATATTCAAGCTGAGGCGGCACTTTATGCAGCGATGATTACGCCTGCTACAGCCGATTTAGATGCCGCTTTACGCGCTTTGCGCCATGTAGCAGCAAATTATGCAAAGAATCGGGAGATCGGACTTAGGGCCGCACGCTTTATCGTCCGATTAATCGACGAACGCAAAGATCGGATGGAATTACTGGCACAACTCAGGGCTGATGCCAAGGGGATACCATTAGTTCCTGCGGTAGCACACATGAGAATTGCGGAAATCTATCTGGCCGATGGGAAAAAGACCGTGGCCGCCAATGAGCTACGACAGATTGTTGATCTCTATCCAGAGTCACCTGAGATTATACTCCTCGCGGCAGAGAAACTTGTTGCACTGGATCAAGAAGCAGAGCGCTACGATTTAGCTGAAATAATGCTCGATAGGCTCGTCGCCAATGTCAGGAGTGCAGCCCCAGAGTTTAAGGTGAGAGCAACAAATCTCAAGCTTGGATTTTTGCTTAGTCAAGGCGAGTCCTTGCTGCGTGACAGGGAGTCAGGCTTGGCCCTGAAAGTTTACGCAAAAATGTTGGCAATTGATCCTGTCAATACTGGTGCCCATAGAGGACGAATTGACGCCCTATACATGCGCGGTGAGACAGCTAAGGTTAAAGAGTACTACGAGCAGAAAGTTGCAAAAAATCCGAAAGCTGGTGTGTGGAATTATGTTTTGGGCTACCTGCAGACTTATGAGATCGATCAGGCGGACGGCAGAGGCACGCGCCTGGCTGCGATTGATAAATCTATTAAGACCCTTGAAACAGCGCGCCAACTCAACGGCCAAAGTTTGTATGTACACCAAACTCTAGGTTGGCTGTACATGCAGAAGAGCTTCTTCACAAAACAGTATCAGCGGGAATCTCTGATCGGCGACTTGGGTAAGCGCGCCAATATGGTAGCCGAGTTCTTCGGGTCCGGAGACCCTGATTGGCGTGAACTGGCCCTCGATTCCTATCAGACTGCATATTTTTTGAGTGCTTCGGATTCCTTAGAGCGAGCTAGCTTGGCGCAAAACCTGGCTATCGCTTATTATGCGATGAATAATTTTCAAAAGAGTCTGGTTTATTATCTGCAGCGGATAAAACTTCTGCAAAGAGTTCCCGTTCGTGATCCACGGACCGAGGCGATCATCTACGAACGTGCTGGTAGGTCAGCTTTTCAGGTAGAAGAATTGGCACTGGCAGAAGACCTGCAAAAGCGAGCTTTAACTGCTTGGCAACGTGTCGCTAATGATCAGCGCATTGCCTATACCATTGACGCCCTCGCCCTTACTCTGCGCGAAGAGAACAAGTTCGCCGAGGCCATCGAGTATTATGAGCGGTTACTGCGCGACGAAGAACGTCTCGGTAAGTCCCTCAATATGATCGGTACGTTATCAAATCTCGGGTTTTGTCATTACATGAACCAAAACCAGTCTAAGGCCTTAAGCTACTTTGCCGACGCAGAGCGAAAACTGAAGTCCATCGAAGAGGGTGACGGCAAGGGAGCTAATGGTAATGGTGATGGTGAGGCAATCAAAGTCGATTTAGGAGGCGGAGGCGCGGCTGCAAAGGGTTTTGATCTCTTCTCTAAGCGGATGCTCATCGTGACGTTCAGGGCTAAGATTTTCGAGGCTCTCGACCGACCTGACCTGGCGCTTGCTACCTATCAACAGAAGTTGGCGACGCTGCAAAAAGCAGAGGGAGACAAGCTGGCGCGAGCAGAGGAGATTAGTATCCTCCAAAATAATATCGGCGCTCTTGAGCTCAAAATGGGCATGCACGAGGCGGCAAAAAAATCTTTCATCGCAGCAGAAGCAGAGGCCAAAATACGTCGGGCCAAAGATCAACCTGACCTTTCGCCAGCAGAACTAAGTAACCGCCTCGCGCGTGCGCGCGTCGAGCTGCGACTGGCAAGTTTAGGCCTCTTGGCTTCGACCTATCAAATGGAGGAAGAACGAGCTCTCGACACATTGGCGGCCGGCATGCGCACAGCATACGAAGCTGGATCTAAAGGGCAGGCTAGGAGTCTTGCCGATACCCTTGCTATCTCGGCTGCTATCAAAGCGACGCGCTCCGGTGCCCCCGATGAGGGTATACTCGAGCAAATTCGAGAATCCCTAAGGTTGATGAAAGCTGCAACCACGCCAGATAGGCGGATCGATGGGGCTATGTTGACGCTACTGTCTAGTATACGTAGTAAAACTGAGACGCCTGAGGTTAAGGCTCTCGTTGAAGAATGGCAGAATAAAGTAGCCAGGAACGACGACCTCCTCTGGAAAATGAAATATCAGCGTGGGGAGCTTCCTGAGGCGCTAAATGCGGTCGAGTCGGTGTTGGCACTAGGTATACCACTTGCAACGCCGACTGATCGCGCACTTTTACGAACTTTGGTAGAAGCGGTCACCGTGCAGCGGCCCGCCTCTCCTGACGGTCTACGAGAGAGAGTCAGGCTTATAAGGCAGCTGCAACTCCTGAGTGCTAGGGATTTGGCACTTCGGATTGGAATGCCATCGTCTAAGGTGAATTCACTACTTGCCATGCAAGACGTGAAGCAGTTGCAGGCAGCGCTTGGGACTAAAGATACTTTGGTGATGCCTCACAGGATGCGTAACGGGGACATTATTGCTTGGATTCTGACTAAAACTAGTGACGAGGTCGTCAATATTGCGGGAAATGGTTCGTCGTGGCGCGAGATCAGTTCCTATCGTTCTATAGGTAGCAAGATCCCCGCGGCATCGGAGGGTGTAGTTTATCTTTGTCCAACCGATGAGCTTTATGATGTATCATGGGAACAGCTGGATCTTGGTGGTAAGCCGATGATCGCTTCGAAGACAATTACCTATCTGCCGTCGCCCGACCTTCTCAAGACAGTGAGCGGACTTAAACGTCTAACTAAGGCGCATCTAGGTTACGTGGGCGCGGGTGATATTCCTACACCGATTAAGCAGGGTAACGTGGCACGTGTAATAGACAGCGTCCCATTAGATTCTACCGAAAATCTCACGGTGAAACTTGGTAAATTTGATTTAGTCCATATCGGTCTACCTCTGTCTTTGAGCCAGCTAGAACCGAACGTATCGGCGACCAGGTACGTAGATGGTGGCGCGCTTAATCACCGCAATCATTTGACATTAAGGCAGCTTGCATCTTCAAGCTGGCCGTTAAGTACTGCTCTTATTTTTGCCGATGTAAGAAATATACCAACGGAACTACAAGCAAGTGGTGAGGGGTACGATGGGTGGGCTAGCGTTGCTTTGGCAGCGACGGCAGCTGGAATTCCAAGTGTTCTTTTAGTTACCGATGGAGCCGGAGCTGATTGGAGTAGATTTTATTCTGACCTGGGTCAGATGTCTCTAGCTGAAGCGACGAGACTCGCGAGCATCAAGGGCCGGGTCCTCGGTTTCGCAGGTATACCCGGTACGGAAGAAAAGAGTTTTGCGGCGGATCAATTCGACCCGCTATTTGAAGCAGCCGAGGACGCTCTTGCAGATCAGGACCTCAATGCAGCAATTGTCACCTACAAGAAGGCGCTATATCTGGCTACACGCTTAGCAGATACCAAGCGCCAAGATCAGGTACTGAAGAGGCTGGTGACCGTGCTGTTTCGCGAGCGTAATTACGCTGAGGCGTTTCGTTATCAAATGTGGATCGCGAAGCCACTGAAGCCCACAGGGCAGACCGATGGTAAAGAAGAACTCGATCCCGTCGACTACGCCAACGCAATCATTGACGCAGCGGTGCTGGCGGTGCGTGCGAATAAGTTCGACGACGCCACGCGGCTTCTAGATGAGGCGGAGATCATATTCGTTGACGAAGGTATGAACGACCAAGTCGCCAAGATATATCAATATCGCGGCATTAATTTTGAGAATCAGAGGAAATATAAAGAGACGATTATTGCCTTTACCAAGGCAGAGGAACTTTATCGTAGGAGTAAACCCGAGGAATCAGCAAATCAGCTCCTCAATATTGGTAATATCTATAATCGCTACCTAAGTGAATATCAGATAGCACTCGAATTTTACGGCAAATCCATTGATGTTTTTAGGTCGCTGAATAAACCGGACCTTTATATTCCCATCTTGATCGACGCCGCCAATGCCAAGATCGTTCTCGGTGATTTGGAAGGGGCTATCAGGTCGCTCGAGCAAGACGTGGTGCCGAAAATTGATCGGGAAAAGCAGCGCTTACTTTGGGTGCGCGCAACGCAAATGTTGGCTAACGCGTATTTTCGTGCCGGGCTGTATCAGCAAGCTAGGGACTTAAATAAGGTTACGCTCGCGGAGGCTGAAAAAATCGATCAGCCCCAAAGTAAGGTGAATGCTCAAATCGATGCTCTCGGATTAAGAGCTATGATTGCGGCAAAGCTCGGCCAGTACAAGGTGGCGTTTAAGGATTTTCATGCCGCCATCACGATGGCACAGGAGTACAAGCTTCGTAGCCAAGTTTCGCTTCTTTATAATAACTACGGATTTTGGGCGCGCGATTTTGGTGCGGTCGATGAGTCGATTAAATTTCTTAACACGGCCTTGCGCATTGATGAAGAACTTGAGTCGCGGAGTGCACAGGCGTTCGACCGTCGGAATCTTGGTCTGAGCCTTATATTAAAGGGTGATTTCAATGCTGCTACCGACCTGCTGAACCAGGCTTTAAAGGTGAGTGAAGAATTGGGGCAGGTGTTTAATGCGGCATATTGCCACTTTGGTTTAGCTGATATAGCCATGAGAAAAGGTGCCTGGGAGCAGGGCGAAGCCGCTTTTCAAAAGGCTTTGGTAATAGCTGAAAAAAGCTCGATGCGTGATATGGCCTGGCGCGGTTATGCTGGTATTGCTGCTGCTAGAGTCAAATTAGGAAGCCTGAAGGATGCCGCATCAGCTTTTGAGAAGGCCGTCACAATCATAGAGTCGATGCGCGCTGGATTGCAGTCAGACGACGCTCGTAGTGGTTTCTATGCAGATGCGGGAGTTCAAGAAGTTTACTCATCCTATGCCGCCCTGTTGATGAGCCAAGATCGCGTCGAGAAGGCCTGGAACTTGAGTGAACGGTCGCGAAGTAGAGCCTTCATGGATTCGCTTGGTGCGCAGAAATGGCGTTTGTCCAGTGTAGAGAAGCTGCGAGGCCCTCAGGCAGCATCCTTCGACCAGGTGATGGCGATCGATCTGAAAGAGTTAACTCAGTTGCTCGGTAAAGAGACTGCAGTCGTTGAATATCACGCAACGCGTGATCAGCTCCTTATCTGGGTGATTAAGAACAATACCGTGAAAGGCTTTACAGTAGCGATTACAAGCGATGATTTAATGGATTTAGTTACGGAATTTCGTGAGCTCATAGAAAACTACTCAAGCACGGAATACATCGGACGACAGCTTGCTGATTTGCTTATAAAACCTATAGAGAATGAGATCAACGGCAGTCGTCGCATTGCCGTTATTCCCTTTGGTAGCCTCCATTTTCTCCCTTTTGCAGCATTGCCGCTTAAGGCGGATGAATTGCTCATCGACCGCTTCCCTATTTTTTATTTGGACAGTGCGTCGACGACCCCTTTTGTGCTTGGTAACCAAGCCTCACCTCTAAATAAAGATAGTCATGTCGTTGCACTGACGAACCCGCAGCGGGTGCAGGCCAAAAATGGACCGTTGCCATTTGCTGATCGCGAGGGCGAAGTAATAGGGCGTTATTTCCCTCGTCGAAGTCAATTCTCTGGAGACCAGGCTACTGTGACTCAGGCTGTCAAAGCGGCCGCGACTTCAGATGTTTTACATCTAGCGGCTCATGGTGACTTTAGGCCAACGTCTCCTAGTGACTCGAGTGTGCAGTTAAGTAACAGTGGCGGCGTTGATGGCGATCTGACGGTGGCGGGCATGTTTACTTTGCCACTAAAGGCAAGGATGGTCACACTATCCGCCTGTGATACGGGATTAGGTCGAATTTCGCGTGGTGATGAAATTGTTGGCATGAATCGCGCCCTTTTTTACGCTGGGGCTAAAACGGTAGTTGCCAACCTTTGGCGCCCTAGTGACGTGGCCAGCGCTGTGGTTATGAAGCGCTTTTATCGCTACATCGCAGAAGGACATGACAAATCAGAAGCCATGCGCAAGGCGCAGTTGGTCGTACGTCGCTATTTTGCTCACCCCGCCTACTGGGGAGGGTTTAAAGTTAATGGTGATTTTCACTGA
- a CDS encoding AarF/ABC1/UbiB kinase family protein translates to MPTKPKNNIPQSAFIRASKIFASGAKVMAREMASHLNGGKSLGQTRMKQAQDIVNTLGKLKGAAMKAGQLLSIEAASFLDPEVVAVLRQLQDHASFMPLDQVRFILLRQFGRDKFDTIEDISAEPIAAASIGQVHTATIAGTPVAIKIQYPGVAKTIDADLAALKTLIMSLAKMTGRQLDIEPVLDEINKSLKQEVNYLKEATNTELVRQALTASDYVIPRVYHEYTTETVLTESFETGLKVNEWIQGSPSRDEVQHFSQLVIKLMIDEMLLTGVVQTDPNYANFLYRPSSRQLVLLDFGATWTYTQEFRRDMQKLTLALLSGQIDEVMTGIYHRGYLDHKESNETKEHLREILRLLGEVGAAYPQPVALRDDLPHRQLRSAAHSVGRGIRHTSPPKDLVLIGRKLTGMLLLLREINAHVNFDQVRDHLRSINVA, encoded by the coding sequence ATGCCTACTAAACCCAAAAACAACATACCCCAAAGCGCTTTCATTCGTGCCAGTAAGATTTTTGCCTCAGGGGCCAAGGTCATGGCACGCGAAATGGCCTCCCACCTCAATGGCGGTAAGTCGCTTGGCCAGACCCGTATGAAACAAGCCCAGGACATCGTCAATACCCTTGGCAAACTCAAGGGAGCGGCCATGAAAGCTGGACAACTCCTCAGTATAGAGGCTGCCTCTTTTCTCGACCCAGAGGTCGTCGCCGTGCTCCGGCAGCTCCAGGACCACGCAAGTTTCATGCCTCTAGACCAAGTTAGGTTTATTCTCTTGCGTCAGTTCGGTCGTGATAAGTTTGACACCATCGAAGACATCTCGGCGGAACCTATAGCTGCGGCATCCATAGGTCAGGTACACACGGCCACAATTGCAGGAACTCCTGTCGCTATAAAAATTCAGTATCCGGGCGTCGCTAAGACTATCGATGCTGATCTTGCCGCCTTGAAAACCCTAATCATGTCGCTCGCCAAGATGACAGGACGGCAGCTGGATATTGAACCGGTCTTGGACGAGATCAACAAGAGCCTCAAACAGGAGGTCAACTATTTAAAAGAAGCGACCAATACTGAACTAGTACGGCAAGCTCTCACAGCTTCCGACTACGTCATCCCGCGCGTATATCACGAATATACTACGGAAACTGTGCTCACCGAGTCCTTCGAGACAGGCCTAAAAGTCAACGAGTGGATCCAAGGATCACCATCGCGCGACGAAGTTCAGCACTTCAGTCAGCTAGTCATTAAGCTCATGATCGACGAAATGCTACTGACCGGTGTAGTCCAAACTGACCCCAACTACGCCAACTTTCTTTACCGACCTAGCTCGCGGCAACTCGTTTTACTCGACTTTGGTGCCACGTGGACCTACACGCAGGAATTTCGACGAGATATGCAGAAACTCACATTGGCGCTACTTTCCGGTCAGATAGACGAAGTCATGACTGGCATCTACCACCGCGGATATCTCGACCATAAAGAATCGAACGAGACTAAAGAACATCTGCGCGAAATACTACGCCTACTCGGCGAGGTAGGCGCCGCCTATCCACAGCCTGTGGCCCTACGCGATGATCTCCCCCACCGACAACTCCGCTCCGCAGCGCATTCGGTTGGTCGAGGCATCAGGCATACCTCGCCACCTAAAGACCTCGTGCTCATCGGCAGAAAATTGACCGGGATGCTGCTACTTCTTCGTGAGATCAATGCACATGTCAACTTCGATCAGGTTAGAGATCATTTACGCTCGATCAACGTTGCCTGA
- a CDS encoding flippase-like domain-containing protein, with translation MRTLIKTLLKLLVVAALLGWLIHSDKLHVDQLKILVSNPWIAVGNLAVWGIGSVLLGTFRWWLLLRGLGLVVSFFRALRLQLIGLFFNTTMPGAVGGDIIKAVYIIREQSKQGKTAAMLTVLLDRVVGLGALFVMAATAVLANPSFFFSSPTLLPLAVFVFVGLASLLFGYAVVMYPFKEGRDPFRWLFTRNFPGLGKIHGIYDALRAYRKHPWLLVATVLISIVIQSGAVVYGLFLTRVLTGQAPDLDIFCTIYPLGVMTTALPLAPGGLGLGHVAFERLFSMVGLTGGANIFNVIVLGQLSLNLLGVVPYVLYRSSFASLREMEAEIDAQLEPNVTC, from the coding sequence ATGCGGACTCTTATTAAAACTCTATTAAAGCTCTTGGTTGTCGCCGCCCTACTTGGGTGGCTCATCCACTCCGACAAACTCCACGTCGATCAGCTTAAAATACTGGTTTCCAATCCTTGGATTGCCGTTGGTAACTTGGCTGTCTGGGGAATTGGCAGTGTGCTACTGGGGACTTTTCGTTGGTGGTTGCTGCTGCGCGGACTGGGTTTAGTAGTGAGCTTTTTCAGAGCGCTACGGTTGCAGCTCATTGGACTCTTTTTTAACACGACGATGCCCGGTGCCGTTGGTGGCGATATTATCAAAGCCGTTTACATCATTCGCGAGCAATCCAAACAAGGTAAAACAGCGGCAATGCTGACTGTTCTCCTGGACCGTGTGGTTGGACTCGGTGCACTGTTTGTCATGGCAGCGACGGCAGTTCTGGCTAACCCGAGCTTTTTCTTCTCGTCACCGACTCTGCTGCCGCTTGCCGTCTTTGTATTCGTCGGATTGGCGAGCCTACTGTTCGGGTACGCCGTAGTGATGTATCCATTTAAAGAGGGGCGGGATCCATTCCGATGGTTATTTACGCGCAACTTTCCCGGACTCGGTAAAATCCACGGAATTTACGATGCACTGCGAGCTTACCGTAAGCACCCCTGGTTGCTTGTTGCGACTGTGCTGATCTCGATTGTCATTCAGTCAGGCGCCGTAGTTTACGGCTTGTTTTTGACACGCGTGCTGACAGGACAGGCACCAGATCTTGATATCTTCTGCACTATTTATCCACTGGGTGTCATGACAACGGCACTGCCACTTGCGCCCGGCGGCCTTGGACTGGGTCATGTCGCTTTTGAGCGCCTGTTCTCGATGGTCGGGCTCACCGGCGGTGCCAACATCTTTAATGTCATCGTCCTTGGTCAATTGAGCCTAAACCTGCTGGGTGTTGTGCCTTACGTACTCTATCGATCCAGCTTCGCATCCCTGCGTGAGATGGAAGCTGAAATCGACGCTCAACTTGAGCCCAACGTGACCTGCTAA